A region of Bacillota bacterium DNA encodes the following proteins:
- a CDS encoding disulfide reductase yields MGYAYFPGCTLRGKARGFEKSALASARVLGIHLEELPEWQCCGATFPLQADNSFPLVSPARALASASKMGGRLVTLCSACYNVLKRTNHVMRTDADRRDKVNSFIEADYEGEVEVRHFLEVLRDDVGFETLARRATGSLADLAAAPYYGCLLLRPHDELAFDDPESPHILEDFLAALGCRVVDYPYKIECCGSYVALEPGEPASEPSRKVVESAKARGAQVIVTSCPLCQYNLDASQQGAGGRAARGVPVVYFTQLLALALGLPEDVLALENHLISPAPLVRSVRSMGSEVTA; encoded by the coding sequence ATGGGCTACGCGTATTTCCCCGGATGCACCCTTCGGGGGAAGGCCAGAGGCTTCGAGAAATCAGCCCTCGCCTCGGCGCGCGTCCTCGGCATCCATCTTGAGGAACTCCCGGAGTGGCAGTGCTGTGGGGCTACGTTTCCGCTCCAGGCAGACAACTCCTTTCCGCTCGTGTCTCCGGCTCGGGCCCTCGCGTCCGCCAGCAAGATGGGCGGGCGCCTTGTGACGTTGTGCTCCGCCTGCTACAACGTGCTGAAACGCACAAACCACGTGATGCGCACCGACGCCGACCGCCGCGACAAGGTGAACTCCTTCATCGAGGCGGATTACGAGGGCGAGGTCGAGGTCCGTCACTTTCTTGAGGTGCTCCGCGACGATGTAGGCTTCGAGACGCTCGCCCGGCGCGCGACCGGATCCCTCGCTGACCTCGCCGCCGCTCCGTATTACGGTTGCCTCCTCCTACGTCCCCACGACGAGCTTGCGTTCGATGACCCGGAATCCCCTCACATCCTTGAGGACTTTCTTGCCGCCCTCGGGTGCAGAGTAGTGGACTACCCCTACAAGATAGAGTGTTGCGGGAGCTATGTCGCGCTCGAACCCGGGGAGCCTGCTTCCGAGCCGAGCAGAAAGGTGGTCGAATCGGCGAAGGCGAGGGGAGCCCAGGTCATCGTGACGAGCTGCCCTCTGTGCCAGTACAATCTCGACGCGTCACAGCAGGGCGCCGGCGGCCGTGCCGCAAGAGGCGTCCCGGTCGTCTATTTCACGCAGCTCCTCGCCCTCGCCCTAGGCCTGCCGGAGGACGTGTTGGCCCTTGAGAACCATTTGATTTCTCCTGCGCCGCTCGTGCGCTCGGTCCGGTCCATGGGGAGTGAGGTTACGGCATGA